The window AGCCTTCTGGAGCGGCAGAGCCTCGAAAAGGAGCTGCTCCGGGAGGTGGAGTCGGCCTATCTCGACGCCGTGTCGGCCCAGTCGCAGTACGTCGCCGCCTGCGAAAAACAGCGCTATGCCCAGCAGAGTTGCGACCTCACCGACGAGCAGTTCCGTGTGGGGATGAAGAACACCGTGGAGCTGATCACGGCGCAGAACGAACTGACGGCCGCCCGGCAGGAGGTTCTGCAAGCGAAGTACATGGCGCTGCTCAACATCGAACTGCTCGACATCTACCAGGGAAAATAAATCAAACACCATAATCACGATGAAAAAACGCAACATCCTGATCGGGGCCTGTGTCCTCGTCGCCGCCGCCGGCCTCTGGATCGCGCTGCGGCCGTCGGAAAAGAGCGGCATCACGCTGGAAACCGCCCCGACCGAGCGCATCACCATCCGCAACTCCGTGACGGCGACCGGCACGGTGGAACCCGTCACCGAGGTCGAGGTCGGCACGCAGGTGTCGGGCATCATCGACAAGCTCTACGCCGACTACAACGACGTGGTGAAGGCCGGGCAGCTGATCGCCGAGATGGACAAGGTGACCTTGCAGGCCGAGCTGGAGTCGTCGCAGGCCGAGCTGGCGAGCTGCAAGACCGAGTACGAATACCAGCTGAAGACCTACACCCGCACGAAGACGCTCCACGAAAAGGAGCTGGTGAGCGACGCCGAGTACGACCAGGCGTACTATCTCTACGAAAAGGCCCGCAACGCCTACGAGCAGGCCAAGGCGGACATCGTCAAGGTCCGCCGCAATCTGGGGTATGCGACCATCACGTCGCCGATCGACGGTGTGGTGATCAGCCGCGCCGTGGAGGAGGGGCAGACCGTGGCCGCGGGGTTCGAGACGCCGACGCTCTTCACCATCGCCGCCGACCTGACGCAGATGCAGGTGGTGGCCGATGTCGATGAGGCGGACATCGGGCAGGTGGCCGACGGACAGCGTGTGCAGTTCACCGTCGATGCCTATCCCGACGACACGTTCGAAGGCACGGTCGAGCAGGTCCGTCTCGAAGCGACGACCGAGTCGAGCGTGGTGACCTACGAAGTGGTCATCACGGCCTACAACCCCGATCTGAAGCTCAAACCGGGGCTGACGGCCAACGTCACGATCTTCACGCTGGAGAAGGACGACGCGCTGGCCGTTCCGACCAAGGCGCTGCGCTTCGTGCCCGACGCGGAACTGCTCGGGGAACTGGGCCTGACGGTCGAACAGCCTGCGGAGCAGACGGTTGCGGGCCGGCGCGAAATCTGGGTGAAGGAGGGGCAGACGCTTTCGGCACGGTTCGTCGTGACGGGCGCGGCGAGCGGCGACCGGACCGAGATCGTCGAAGGGCTCTCCGACGGCGATGTGGTGGCCGTGGGGCTGACGGCCGCCAGCGCCGCTCCGGCAGCCGCCGTCGAACGCAGTCCCTTCATGCCCTCGGGCCCCGGGGGAAACAAAAAGAAATAGCCATGAAAGAGGTCATCCGGCTGGAAAATATCCGGCGCGACTTCCGGGTCGGCGACGAGACGGTGCACGCCCTGCGCGGGGTGTCGTTC of the Alistipes senegalensis JC50 genome contains:
- a CDS encoding efflux RND transporter periplasmic adaptor subunit — protein: MKKRNILIGACVLVAAAGLWIALRPSEKSGITLETAPTERITIRNSVTATGTVEPVTEVEVGTQVSGIIDKLYADYNDVVKAGQLIAEMDKVTLQAELESSQAELASCKTEYEYQLKTYTRTKTLHEKELVSDAEYDQAYYLYEKARNAYEQAKADIVKVRRNLGYATITSPIDGVVISRAVEEGQTVAAGFETPTLFTIAADLTQMQVVADVDEADIGQVADGQRVQFTVDAYPDDTFEGTVEQVRLEATTESSVVTYEVVITAYNPDLKLKPGLTANVTIFTLEKDDALAVPTKALRFVPDAELLGELGLTVEQPAEQTVAGRREIWVKEGQTLSARFVVTGAASGDRTEIVEGLSDGDVVAVGLTAASAAPAAAVERSPFMPSGPGGNKKK